The sequence GGCATCGTCCCGGTACCATCCGTCCATCAGCAGCTCGTCATAGGTAGTGAACCGATGGCGGATATGTGCTCGTACCGCGAGCTGAATGGCCTGTTCGTCGAGCTCTTTCGCGGCCGCCGAACGGCCGACCCGTCCGCTGTACTTCAGGCAGGCATACTCCGCGATCTCATGCTCAACGCCCGCAGGGCATGCGGGATAGAGGCGGCGAACCGTAAGGGCGAACCGCGAAATATACGCCTTGTCACGTGCAGCGCGAACCGTTGCGGCTTTCTCACGACGTGCCGCACGGAGATCCGCATCAGCGCTGCACGCTGCCGCTGCTCGGGCGATCGCTGCGGGCTCAACGAGTATCCCCTGACGTTCGTATCGTTTTCTTGTAGAGCTCCATGTCACGACGACCGCGCTTAGGTGCGAGTATTTTGTTGCGCGGCGGGTGAGCGCGGCATCGCCGCTGGGCAGGAACGCCAGGTGGTCAAGGTCCGCACAGTCCATACAGAGCGGTTTATCGCCTTCTAGCTTGAGAAAGTCCCCGCGCGCGAGCTGCTTGCCACAATCACTACAGGTTCCTTCT is a genomic window of Methanomicrobia archaeon containing:
- a CDS encoding DUF2293 domain-containing protein; protein product: MARKKELVVFIAGREGTCSDCGKQLARGDFLKLEGDKPLCMDCADLDHLAFLPSGDAALTRRATKYSHLSAVVVTWSSTRKRYERQGILVEPAAIARAAAACSADADLRAARREKAATVRAARDKAYISRFALTVRRLYPACPAGVEHEIAEYACLKYSGRVGRSAAAKELDEQAIQLAVRAHIRHRFTTYDELLMDGWYRDDARSAVRADVEAISAQWRTEKGA